In Halopseudomonas nanhaiensis, a single window of DNA contains:
- a CDS encoding gamma-butyrobetaine hydroxylase-like domain-containing protein, translating to MPAPIPTDIKLQKASRTLSLTYADGHTYVLPAEYLRVHSPSAEVRGHGSPVLQTGKQHVGLTGLAPVGNYALKLVFDDGHDTGLFSWDYLYELATRQEARWQAYLDQLQAAGASRDPDVSTVKLML from the coding sequence ATGCCCGCCCCCATCCCTACCGACATCAAGCTGCAGAAAGCCTCGCGCACACTCAGCCTGACGTACGCCGACGGCCACACCTATGTGCTCCCGGCCGAGTACCTGCGCGTGCACTCACCCTCGGCGGAGGTCCGCGGCCATGGCAGTCCGGTTCTGCAGACGGGCAAACAGCATGTCGGCCTGACCGGTCTCGCACCGGTGGGCAATTACGCGCTGAAGCTGGTATTCGACGATGGGCACGATACCGGTCTGTTCAGTTGGGATTATCTGTATGAACTGGCAACCCGGCAGGAAGCCCGCTGGCAAGCGTACCTTGATCAGCTGCAGGCAGCCGGTGCCAGCCGAGATCCGGACGTCTCGACGGTAAAGCTGATGCTCTAG
- a CDS encoding TetR/AcrR family transcriptional regulator — translation MKTRDRILACTLELFNDQGEPNVSTLDIANELDISPGNLYYHFRGKEVLVDVLLGDFLEQTRDLVTARPGADDLSPEDYWLYMHLLFEAIIRYRFLFLDLPNLMGRYAQVRRAMHHWVEALRISLNDLLLALRDQHHLRAADDELDRLLDALCQTFLFWTDYQRVRGLDEADPATAVRQVLGLMLPYLDGETRAWMTDLIERYPRR, via the coding sequence ATGAAAACCCGCGACCGAATACTCGCCTGCACCCTGGAGCTGTTCAATGACCAGGGCGAGCCAAACGTCTCGACGCTGGATATCGCCAATGAGCTCGACATCAGTCCGGGCAATCTCTACTACCACTTCCGCGGCAAGGAAGTGCTCGTGGACGTGCTGCTGGGCGACTTTCTGGAGCAGACACGCGATCTGGTCACCGCCCGACCCGGCGCGGATGATCTGAGCCCCGAAGATTACTGGCTGTACATGCATCTGCTCTTCGAAGCGATCATCCGGTATCGCTTCCTGTTTCTCGATCTGCCCAACCTGATGGGTCGCTACGCGCAGGTCCGTCGAGCCATGCATCACTGGGTCGAGGCGCTGCGCATCAGCCTGAACGATCTGCTGCTGGCGCTGCGCGACCAGCATCACCTGCGCGCCGCCGACGACGAACTCGACAGACTGCTCGACGCGCTGTGTCAGACATTTCTGTTCTGGACCGACTACCAGCGGGTACGTGGTCTGGACGAGGCAGATCCGGCGACGGCGGTGCGGCAAGTGCTTGGCCTGATGCTGCCGTATCTGGATGGGGAAACACGCGCGTGGATGACGGACCTGATCGAACGCTACCCGCGTCGATGA
- a CDS encoding phasin family protein, with amino-acid sequence MAGKKKLDKDKSWVGEMEGYSRQIWLAGLGAYAKVGKEGAKLFETLVQDGEQAEKAARAEIDKQVDVLKERVGKTSKAAKDPVDTARTKVEKSRGKLLERWGELESVFDKRLNSAVSRLGVPTRAEVKTLEDKVDELSRAVLELLEGKSPPAKLAPKAKPNAVATPVMAESSEPVVEKLITDSPEAKPKSAPRRRAAAGSGAAKPAAKGAVKNASSAPSAKSKAGGGAKPQAKPGKDADQ; translated from the coding sequence ATGGCGGGCAAGAAGAAGCTGGACAAGGACAAGAGCTGGGTCGGTGAGATGGAAGGCTATTCACGGCAGATCTGGCTGGCTGGTCTCGGCGCCTACGCCAAGGTGGGCAAGGAAGGCGCCAAGCTGTTCGAGACGCTGGTGCAGGACGGCGAGCAGGCTGAAAAGGCGGCTCGCGCCGAAATCGACAAGCAGGTGGATGTGCTCAAGGAACGCGTGGGTAAAACCTCCAAGGCAGCGAAGGATCCTGTCGACACGGCCCGTACCAAGGTCGAGAAGTCTCGAGGCAAGCTGCTGGAGCGCTGGGGCGAGCTGGAATCGGTGTTCGACAAGCGGCTCAACAGTGCCGTGTCCCGCTTGGGGGTGCCCACACGGGCGGAGGTCAAAACGCTCGAGGATAAGGTGGACGAGTTGTCCCGCGCGGTCCTCGAGTTGCTGGAAGGCAAGTCTCCGCCGGCCAAGCTGGCGCCCAAGGCCAAACCGAATGCAGTCGCTACGCCGGTCATGGCCGAGTCATCGGAGCCGGTCGTGGAGAAGCTGATCACTGACTCGCCCGAGGCCAAGCCGAAAAGCGCGCCTCGCCGGCGCGCGGCCGCTGGTAGTGGCGCTGCGAAACCGGCCGCCAAGGGCGCCGTCAAAAACGCATCCAGCGCACCTTCGGCAAAATCGAAGGCCGGTGGCGGCGCCAAGCCGCAGGCGAAGCCGGGCAAGGACGCAGACCAGTAG
- a CDS encoding phasin family protein → MTNAAKTEERVLDLTADMRKYTHQIWLAGLGAYAKAGKDGAEYFRSLVSEGEELEERGRELFSDRFEGVTSRVEELKEKWQTRTGTRFNKVEEVFDDRVASALTRMGIPSKKDIDALSAKLDNLSVALNTLQSK, encoded by the coding sequence ATGACCAACGCAGCAAAAACCGAAGAGCGCGTGCTGGACCTCACCGCAGACATGCGCAAGTACACCCACCAGATCTGGCTTGCCGGTCTCGGCGCCTACGCCAAGGCAGGCAAGGACGGTGCCGAGTACTTCCGCTCGCTGGTGAGCGAAGGCGAAGAGCTGGAAGAGCGTGGCCGCGAACTGTTCTCCGACCGTTTCGAGGGCGTCACCAGCCGGGTCGAGGAATTGAAGGAAAAGTGGCAGACGCGCACCGGCACCCGCTTCAACAAGGTTGAGGAAGTGTTCGATGATCGGGTGGCCTCGGCACTGACCCGAATGGGCATCCCGAGCAAGAAGGACATCGATGCGCTCTCTGCTAAGCTGGATAACCTGAGCGTTGCGCTCAATACCCTGCAAAGCAAGTAG
- a CDS encoding polyhydroxyalkanoic acid system family protein has protein sequence MATVEITREHDLGKEAARERAERLADKLAQKLGAECSWEGDDLTFKRSGADGLIRVSDNLVEVTVKLGLMFTPMAGMVKGEIEKALDKYLA, from the coding sequence ATGGCAACAGTGGAGATTACCCGCGAACATGACCTGGGCAAGGAAGCGGCGCGCGAGCGTGCCGAACGGCTTGCCGACAAGCTGGCGCAGAAGCTCGGCGCGGAGTGCAGTTGGGAGGGCGATGACCTGACGTTCAAACGCAGCGGCGCTGACGGTCTCATTCGTGTCAGCGACAATCTGGTAGAGGTTACGGTCAAGCTGGGCCTGATGTTCACGCCCATGGCGGGCATGGTAAAAGGCGAAATCGAAAAGGCGCTGGACAAATATCTCGCCTGA
- the ubiE gene encoding bifunctional demethylmenaquinone methyltransferase/2-methoxy-6-polyprenyl-1,4-benzoquinol methylase UbiE — MTDHNSDRTTHFGYQTVAESEKAQKVAEVFHSVAAKYDLMNDLMSAGVHRLWKRFTIELSGVRPGNRVLDIAGGTGDLTRKFSRLVGQDGEVVLADINASMLSVGRDRLLDQGIAGNVRFVQADAEALPFPDNHFDCITIAFGLRNVTHKDKALESMLRVLKPGGRLLVLEFSKPGNKLLSKAYDQYSFTLLPFMGKLVTNDSESYRYLAESIRMHPDQDTLKAMMEMAGFARVTYHNMTGGIVALHRGIKP, encoded by the coding sequence ATGACCGACCACAACTCAGACCGCACGACTCACTTCGGCTACCAGACGGTCGCCGAATCGGAAAAGGCGCAGAAGGTCGCCGAGGTTTTTCATTCGGTAGCAGCCAAGTACGACCTGATGAACGATCTCATGTCGGCCGGCGTACATCGCCTGTGGAAGCGCTTCACCATAGAGCTGTCCGGCGTCCGGCCGGGGAATCGGGTACTGGACATTGCCGGGGGTACCGGTGACCTGACCCGCAAATTCTCGCGGCTCGTAGGCCAGGACGGCGAGGTCGTACTGGCCGACATCAATGCGTCCATGCTCAGCGTGGGTCGCGACCGCCTGCTCGACCAGGGCATTGCCGGCAATGTCCGCTTCGTTCAGGCCGACGCCGAAGCGCTGCCGTTTCCTGATAATCATTTTGATTGCATCACCATCGCCTTCGGCCTGCGCAACGTGACGCACAAGGACAAGGCCCTCGAGTCCATGCTGCGTGTGCTCAAACCGGGCGGGCGGCTGCTGGTCCTGGAGTTTTCCAAGCCAGGGAACAAGCTGCTCTCCAAGGCGTACGACCAGTATTCCTTCACCCTGCTGCCGTTCATGGGCAAGCTGGTCACCAATGATTCGGAAAGCTACAGGTATCTTGCCGAATCCATTCGCATGCATCCGGATCAGGACACACTCAAGGCAATGATGGAAATGGCCGGGTTCGCTCGGGTCACTT